From a single Planctellipticum variicoloris genomic region:
- a CDS encoding c-type cytochrome, whose amino-acid sequence MWLRVAVVILGGWITGGPAKAAEPPTAHWIWAPGGEKENQTVFFRSEFEIHSAVKSARLIVASDNEAVVFVNGTQLLKNNDFNSPSSVDAGRNLKAGRNVVAVRGQNAGGPGGVILQLTVTTENGVETFVSDASWKFSEKAGKGWQTADFDAGAWEPAVSVAPVGDGPWTKVTADLLARMSKARPPAATPVDQLKVAKGFKVELLYSVPKEEEGSWVSMCTDPKGRLIVCDQYGGLYRVTPPPIGTAGEIGLEKIDVELGDAQGLLWAFDSLYVVVNSGKHKSGVYRVKDTDGDDKLDSVEHLRELNGGGEHGPHAILPTPDGKSLYVVCGNQTKLTEIDQSLVPRIWSEDHLLPRMPDGRGFMAGVLAPGGCIYQIDPDGKSWKLISNGFRNQYDAAVNSAGELFTYDADMEWDVSTPWYRPTRVCHVVSGGEWGWRNGAGKYPVYYADTLPPAVNIGPGSPTGITFGYGAKFPAKYQNALFICDWSYGKLYAVHLTPQGGSYVGALEEFVTGTPLPLTDLVVNPLDGALYFAIGGRRVQSGLYRVTYTGAESTAPATTPAPPTPEQKLRRELEQWHGKADPKAVDAVWPYLKHPDRFVRWAARVALEHQPADSFAEKALAEMNPQAAMTALMALVRVSSRDEFHRQPEDSPIDPALTARILAALDRIEWTSLSLEQKQELLRDYTLVFTRRGAPDEATREKLIRKFDALYPAATKELNADLANLMAYFQAPSAAAKTVALLEAAPTQEEQIDLARAIRFVKSGWTPELRKSYLSWFLKAGTFTGGNSFGGFMKNIKTDAVATMTDEERAAFKDLIEATPEAAAVAIAPPRPLVKEWTMEELTPLLETGLKDRNFDRGRTMFAAANCFSCHRFDNQGGAQGPDLTGAAGRFSARDLLESIVDPNKTISDQYAAVVISTVDGKVVTGRIINLNGDTFILNTNMLDPNAHTNVNRSEIDEMMVSKVSMMPAGLLNTLNQDEFLDLMAYLLSRGDRNHPAFRKN is encoded by the coding sequence ATGTGGCTGCGAGTGGCGGTCGTGATACTGGGGGGATGGATCACTGGCGGACCGGCCAAGGCCGCGGAACCCCCGACCGCTCACTGGATCTGGGCGCCGGGCGGCGAAAAGGAGAATCAGACGGTTTTCTTCCGCTCCGAGTTCGAGATTCACAGTGCGGTGAAATCGGCGCGGCTGATCGTCGCCAGCGACAACGAAGCGGTGGTCTTCGTCAACGGGACCCAACTCCTCAAGAATAACGACTTCAATTCGCCGTCATCGGTCGATGCCGGCCGGAATCTGAAGGCGGGCAGGAACGTGGTCGCCGTGCGGGGACAGAACGCCGGCGGTCCCGGCGGCGTCATCCTGCAACTCACCGTCACGACGGAAAACGGCGTCGAAACCTTTGTGTCGGACGCCTCGTGGAAGTTTTCCGAAAAGGCTGGCAAAGGCTGGCAGACCGCGGACTTCGACGCCGGCGCCTGGGAACCCGCCGTTTCGGTGGCGCCTGTCGGCGACGGACCGTGGACGAAAGTGACTGCCGATCTGCTGGCGCGAATGTCGAAGGCCCGGCCGCCGGCGGCGACGCCGGTCGACCAGCTCAAGGTCGCCAAAGGCTTCAAGGTCGAGCTGCTCTATTCGGTGCCGAAGGAAGAAGAAGGCTCGTGGGTCAGCATGTGCACCGACCCCAAGGGTCGGCTGATCGTCTGCGACCAGTACGGCGGGCTGTACCGCGTCACGCCGCCGCCGATCGGAACCGCAGGGGAGATCGGCCTGGAAAAGATCGATGTGGAACTGGGCGACGCGCAGGGCTTGCTCTGGGCGTTCGACAGCCTGTATGTCGTCGTGAACAGCGGCAAACACAAGAGCGGCGTGTACCGCGTCAAGGACACCGACGGCGACGACAAGCTCGACAGCGTCGAACATCTGCGCGAGCTCAACGGCGGCGGCGAGCACGGCCCGCACGCCATCCTGCCGACGCCCGACGGCAAGTCGCTGTATGTCGTCTGCGGCAATCAGACGAAGCTCACGGAGATCGATCAGTCTCTCGTCCCCCGGATCTGGAGTGAAGACCATCTGCTGCCGCGGATGCCGGACGGTCGGGGATTCATGGCCGGCGTGCTGGCTCCCGGCGGGTGCATCTACCAGATCGATCCAGACGGGAAGTCGTGGAAACTGATCAGCAACGGCTTCCGCAATCAGTACGATGCCGCGGTCAATTCCGCGGGCGAGCTGTTCACGTATGACGCCGATATGGAGTGGGACGTCAGCACGCCGTGGTACCGGCCGACGCGGGTCTGCCACGTGGTCAGCGGCGGCGAGTGGGGCTGGCGCAACGGGGCCGGCAAGTACCCGGTCTACTACGCCGATACGCTCCCCCCCGCGGTGAACATCGGCCCGGGGTCGCCGACGGGCATCACCTTCGGCTACGGCGCCAAGTTCCCGGCGAAGTATCAGAATGCCCTATTTATCTGTGACTGGAGCTACGGCAAGCTCTACGCCGTCCATCTGACGCCTCAGGGCGGATCGTATGTCGGCGCCCTGGAGGAATTCGTCACCGGGACGCCGCTGCCGCTGACCGATCTGGTGGTCAATCCGCTCGACGGCGCCCTCTACTTCGCGATTGGCGGACGGCGGGTCCAGTCGGGTCTGTACCGGGTGACCTATACCGGGGCGGAATCGACCGCTCCGGCGACGACGCCGGCCCCCCCGACGCCCGAACAGAAGCTGCGTCGCGAGCTGGAGCAATGGCATGGCAAGGCCGATCCCAAGGCGGTGGACGCGGTCTGGCCGTACCTCAAGCATCCCGATCGGTTCGTCCGCTGGGCGGCCCGGGTGGCTCTGGAGCATCAACCGGCGGATTCATTTGCCGAGAAGGCGCTGGCGGAGATGAATCCGCAGGCGGCGATGACGGCCCTGATGGCGCTGGTCCGCGTTTCCAGCCGGGATGAATTTCATCGCCAGCCGGAGGATTCGCCGATCGACCCCGCGCTGACCGCCAGGATTCTGGCGGCGCTGGACCGGATCGAATGGACGTCGCTGTCGCTGGAGCAGAAGCAGGAACTGCTGCGGGACTACACGCTGGTCTTTACGCGTCGAGGCGCGCCCGATGAGGCGACCCGCGAGAAGCTGATCCGGAAGTTTGATGCCCTCTACCCGGCGGCGACGAAGGAGCTCAACGCCGATCTGGCGAACCTGATGGCCTATTTCCAGGCGCCGTCGGCCGCCGCCAAAACCGTGGCGCTGCTGGAAGCCGCCCCGACGCAGGAAGAGCAGATCGACCTGGCGCGAGCGATCCGTTTCGTGAAGTCCGGCTGGACGCCTGAGCTGCGCAAAAGCTACTTGAGCTGGTTCCTGAAGGCCGGGACGTTTACCGGGGGCAACAGCTTTGGCGGGTTCATGAAGAACATCAAGACCGACGCGGTTGCGACGATGACCGACGAGGAGCGGGCCGCGTTCAAAGACCTGATCGAGGCGACTCCTGAAGCCGCAGCGGTGGCCATTGCGCCGCCCCGTCCGCTCGTGAAGGAGTGGACGATGGAAGAACTGACGCCGCTGCTGGAGACGGGACTGAAGGACCGCAACTTCGACCGCGGGCGGACGATGTTTGCCGCTGCCAACTGCTTCAGTTGCCATCGCTTCGACAACCAGGGGGGGGCGCAGGGGCCGGACCTGACCGGCGCCGCCGGTCGCTTCAGCGCCCGAGACCTGCTGGAGTCGATCGTGGATCCGAACAAGACGATCAGCGATCAGTACGCCGCCGTGGTCATTTCGACCGTCGACGGGAAAGTGGTGACGGGGCGGATCATCAATCTCAACGGCGACACATTCATTTTGAACACGAACATGCTGGATCCGAATGCTCATACGAACGTGAACCGGTCCGAGATCGACGAGATGATGGTGTCAAAGGTGTCGATGATGCCCGCAGGGCTGCTGAATACGCTCAATCAGGACGAATTCCTGGACCTGATGGCGTACCTGCTGTCGCGCGGCGACCGGAATCATCCGGCATTCCGCAAGAACTGA
- a CDS encoding sugar phosphate isomerase/epimerase family protein yields the protein MPGFRYCLNTSTIRPAGLLEKIRIAGQAGYGAIELWHDDIDQFLSKGGSLRDICHALDDAALVVPTTIYLAGWCGTSGTDHADGLLECRRRLEQAAELRATYSIASPAAGRVDLVEAGQQYAELLEIGREYGIRTAMEYLGFVEHICTVQTALDIMRNSGDPTATIIVDPFHNFRGGGTFDDLLLLQGSQVAISHFNDAPAEPPRLEQHDHSRVLPGDGHLNLTQWLKNLRAIGYDGWLSLELFNEKLWARDPLEVAKLGLQKMQSAVAQAGL from the coding sequence ATGCCCGGTTTCCGCTACTGTCTCAACACCAGTACCATTCGCCCCGCCGGTCTGCTGGAAAAAATCCGGATCGCCGGCCAGGCCGGCTATGGCGCGATCGAGCTCTGGCACGACGATATCGATCAATTTCTGAGCAAGGGCGGCAGCCTGCGCGACATTTGCCATGCTCTCGACGACGCGGCGCTCGTCGTCCCGACGACGATCTACCTCGCCGGCTGGTGCGGGACTTCCGGGACCGATCATGCCGATGGACTGCTGGAGTGCCGTCGCCGGCTGGAACAGGCGGCCGAACTGCGTGCGACGTACTCGATCGCCAGTCCGGCCGCCGGCCGGGTCGATCTGGTCGAAGCCGGGCAGCAGTACGCGGAACTGCTGGAAATCGGCCGCGAATACGGCATCCGGACGGCGATGGAGTATCTCGGCTTCGTCGAGCACATCTGCACCGTGCAGACGGCACTGGACATCATGCGGAACTCCGGCGACCCGACCGCCACGATCATCGTCGACCCCTTTCATAACTTCCGGGGCGGCGGCACGTTTGACGATCTCCTGCTGCTGCAGGGGAGCCAGGTGGCCATCAGCCACTTCAACGACGCCCCCGCCGAGCCTCCGCGTCTCGAACAGCACGACCATTCCCGCGTGCTGCCCGGCGACGGCCATCTGAATCTGACGCAATGGCTCAAGAACCTGCGAGCGATCGGCTACGACGGCTGGCTCTCCCTGGAGCTCTTCAACGAGAAACTCTGGGCCAGGGACCCGCTCGAAGTCGCAAAGCTCGGCCTCCAGAAAATGCAATCGGCCGTCGCCCAAGCCGGCCTGTAG
- a CDS encoding DUF1553 domain-containing protein yields the protein MQSSRSLLLLGVAVFSASPLAADSPVEFERDIRPLFAKRCAGCHGVGEQNGGLRLDARRLAFRGGDSGAVIVPGKAAESDLLKRVTSDDPDVRMPPDGDRLTADEIGRLTRWIEAGAVWEETDADRAAEKQNQKLNHWAWKPVEQPATPTVRHEAWPRSALDNFILARLEAAGLKPAPEADRRTLIRRLSFDLRGLPPSPEEVDAFVADADPLAYERLVDDFLASPACGERWARHWLDVVRFAESNGFETNQPRPTAWRYRDYVIRSLNEDLPYDRFVREQLVGDRLGADEATGFLVAGPWDQVKSPDPVLTAQQRADELNDMVATTGSAFLGLTVGCARCHDHKFDPIGARDYYALTACLAGVQHGERGIRPRDDAVSPEEIQQTQELLAAVERELSAFESLAHPVRTVFLDELSGAPTATSPGVDELLPRRNVEPYKPGSERGERDDLGDALRLPNLSPSYTWYQAAPQQNVVAWSPRVEGRWHVWVSWGSGFANHAQDAAYLVDRDGNLETTDDQQEMLRVDQRQFADGTGERASRRLWSGLADAGVHELTANSRIVLRNGVESIPVTADLIVLQQASNDDASGDGPYLRSAAWRGGNVERFAPIEARFVRLTITGTSSSEPCIDEWEVFTSGGVPQNVALATAGTKVTASGSLAGFAIHQLEHIHDGRYGNEASWISNQPGQGWVQYEFARPEVIDRMVWSRDRGAPAKYADRVATSYRIEASLDGEQWQVVATSDDRLPVKDAATTREVRFAAGALPAEQARQQELSVRQRELAARLRRLTDLPKAYAGRFEQPGPTFRLHRGDPMSQREAVPPGGMPAFGGDWTLAATSPEAERRQALADWIASPGNPLTARVMVNRLWHYHFGAGIVTTPSDFGINGAKPSHPELLDWLAAEFVARNWSLKDLHRLIVTSATYRQSNQTTAEGLAADAGDRLLWRFPARRLEAEPLRDAMLLVGGNLDDAMGGPGFDLFEPNTNYVKVYAPRHEFGPTEWRRMVYQSKPRMQLDDVFGAFDCPDMGQIAPKRLASTTPLQALNLLNSPFVMQQSEIFAGRLRLEAGADPEQQVERAFRLMFQRSPTAEEHRTCAEFVSSEGLELLVRVLFNSSEFLYVF from the coding sequence ATGCAGAGCAGTCGCTCGCTTCTGCTGCTGGGCGTGGCCGTCTTCAGCGCATCGCCGCTGGCGGCCGATTCCCCGGTGGAGTTTGAACGGGACATCCGGCCGCTCTTCGCGAAGCGCTGCGCAGGCTGCCACGGCGTCGGCGAGCAGAACGGCGGCCTGCGGCTCGACGCCCGTCGGCTGGCGTTCCGCGGGGGAGACTCCGGCGCGGTGATCGTCCCCGGGAAGGCCGCGGAAAGCGATCTGCTCAAGCGGGTGACGAGCGACGATCCCGACGTTCGGATGCCGCCGGATGGCGATCGGCTGACGGCGGACGAGATCGGCCGGTTGACGCGCTGGATCGAAGCCGGAGCCGTCTGGGAAGAGACCGACGCCGACCGCGCGGCCGAGAAGCAGAATCAGAAGCTGAATCACTGGGCATGGAAACCGGTCGAGCAACCGGCGACGCCGACTGTCCGACACGAGGCATGGCCGCGATCTGCGCTGGACAACTTCATTCTGGCCCGGCTCGAAGCCGCAGGGTTAAAGCCCGCGCCTGAGGCCGACCGGCGGACTTTGATCCGGCGGCTCTCCTTCGATCTGCGGGGCCTGCCCCCCTCGCCGGAGGAGGTGGACGCCTTTGTGGCGGATGCCGACCCGCTGGCGTACGAACGGCTGGTCGACGATTTTCTGGCGTCGCCCGCCTGTGGCGAGCGCTGGGCGCGGCACTGGCTGGATGTGGTGCGATTCGCGGAATCCAACGGGTTCGAGACCAACCAGCCCCGCCCCACGGCCTGGCGCTACCGGGATTACGTGATCCGGTCGCTCAACGAGGACCTGCCGTACGACCGCTTCGTGCGGGAACAGCTCGTCGGGGATCGGCTCGGCGCGGACGAGGCCACCGGATTTCTGGTCGCCGGCCCCTGGGACCAGGTCAAAAGCCCGGACCCGGTTCTGACGGCCCAGCAGCGGGCCGACGAACTCAACGACATGGTGGCCACGACGGGCTCGGCCTTTCTCGGGCTGACGGTCGGCTGTGCACGCTGCCATGATCACAAATTCGATCCGATCGGCGCGCGGGACTATTACGCCCTGACCGCCTGCCTGGCCGGCGTTCAACACGGCGAACGAGGCATTCGACCGCGCGACGACGCGGTCAGTCCCGAAGAGATCCAGCAGACGCAAGAGCTGCTGGCTGCGGTCGAGCGGGAACTGTCGGCCTTTGAATCGCTGGCTCACCCGGTCCGAACCGTTTTTCTGGACGAGCTGTCGGGTGCGCCGACGGCAACTTCGCCGGGCGTCGATGAACTGCTGCCGCGACGGAATGTCGAGCCCTACAAGCCGGGGAGCGAGCGCGGCGAACGGGACGACCTCGGCGACGCCCTGCGGCTGCCCAATCTGAGTCCGTCCTATACCTGGTACCAGGCCGCTCCGCAGCAGAACGTCGTGGCATGGTCGCCGCGGGTTGAAGGCCGCTGGCACGTCTGGGTCTCCTGGGGCAGCGGCTTCGCCAACCATGCTCAGGACGCGGCGTACCTCGTCGATCGCGACGGCAACCTGGAGACGACCGACGATCAGCAGGAGATGCTGCGCGTCGATCAGCGGCAGTTCGCCGACGGAACCGGCGAGCGAGCCTCCCGTCGGCTCTGGAGCGGGCTGGCGGACGCCGGCGTTCACGAACTCACCGCCAACAGCCGGATCGTCCTGCGCAACGGTGTGGAATCGATCCCCGTGACCGCCGACCTGATCGTACTGCAGCAAGCCTCCAACGACGATGCCAGCGGCGATGGTCCCTACCTCCGATCCGCAGCCTGGCGCGGCGGCAACGTAGAGCGTTTCGCCCCGATCGAAGCCCGCTTCGTGCGACTCACCATCACAGGGACGAGCAGCTCCGAGCCGTGCATCGACGAGTGGGAAGTCTTCACCAGCGGCGGCGTCCCTCAGAATGTCGCACTGGCGACGGCCGGGACGAAAGTGACCGCGTCCGGATCGCTCGCTGGCTTCGCGATCCATCAGCTCGAACACATTCACGACGGCCGGTACGGCAACGAGGCGAGCTGGATCTCGAATCAGCCGGGGCAGGGCTGGGTCCAGTATGAATTCGCCCGGCCGGAAGTCATCGACCGGATGGTCTGGAGCCGGGACCGGGGCGCTCCGGCAAAGTACGCCGATCGCGTCGCCACCAGCTACCGGATCGAGGCTTCGCTCGACGGGGAGCAGTGGCAGGTGGTGGCGACGTCGGATGATCGACTGCCAGTGAAGGACGCCGCGACGACCCGCGAAGTCCGATTTGCCGCAGGCGCCTTGCCCGCCGAACAGGCGCGGCAGCAGGAGCTGTCGGTCCGGCAGCGCGAGCTGGCGGCGCGCCTGAGGCGGCTGACCGATCTGCCGAAGGCGTATGCCGGCCGCTTCGAACAGCCGGGACCGACGTTCCGGCTGCACCGGGGCGATCCGATGTCGCAGCGCGAAGCAGTTCCTCCCGGGGGGATGCCTGCGTTCGGCGGCGACTGGACCCTGGCAGCGACTTCGCCGGAAGCCGAGCGACGCCAGGCCCTGGCCGACTGGATCGCATCTCCGGGCAATCCCCTGACGGCGCGGGTCATGGTCAACCGGCTGTGGCATTATCACTTCGGAGCCGGGATCGTCACCACGCCCAGCGACTTCGGCATCAACGGCGCAAAGCCGTCGCATCCGGAACTGCTCGACTGGCTGGCGGCGGAATTCGTCGCCCGCAACTGGTCACTGAAAGACCTGCACCGGCTGATCGTGACCAGCGCCACCTACCGCCAGTCGAATCAGACCACCGCGGAAGGTCTGGCCGCGGACGCCGGCGACCGGCTGCTGTGGCGATTTCCCGCCCGGCGACTGGAAGCGGAGCCGCTGCGCGACGCCATGCTGCTGGTCGGCGGCAATCTGGACGATGCGATGGGGGGACCGGGGTTCGATCTCTTCGAACCCAACACGAACTACGTCAAGGTCTATGCGCCGCGACACGAGTTCGGCCCCACCGAATGGCGGCGGATGGTCTACCAGAGCAAACCGCGAATGCAGCTCGACGATGTGTTCGGGGCCTTCGACTGCCCGGATATGGGACAGATCGCACCGAAGCGGCTGGCGTCCACCACGCCGCTGCAGGCGCTGAACCTGCTCAACAGCCCGTTCGTGATGCAGCAGTCGGAGATTTTCGCCGGGCGGCTGCGATTGGAAGCCGGCGCTGACCCCGAACAACAGGTTGAACGAGCGTTCCGGCTGATGTTTCAGCGATCGCCGACGGCGGAAGAACATCGGACCTGCGCCGAATTCGTCAGCAGCGAAGGCCTGGAACTGCTGGTTCGGGTCCTCTTCAACAGCAGCGAGTTTCTCTACGTATTCTGA
- a CDS encoding DUF1501 domain-containing protein, which translates to MEQSGLSAVAKTLLDRRNFLQSGGAGLSGIALASLLAGEGRLSAGEPPIRPDWSPERPTAPRKPHFAPRAQQVLVLFCSGALSHVDTFDYKPELVKRDGMPLPGAAGLVTFQGEQGNLTRPIWDFKPRGESGKMTSELLPRLGELADEFSFIHSMTAKSNTHGPAENQMSTGYVLEGFPAMGSWVSYALGSECQDLPSFVAIPDPRGVPQVGPNHWNSAFLPAVFQGTAFNADKPIPNLSTPARINAATESRSRDLLASLNRGLLERHPGDTELIARIAAYEMAARMQLSAAEVGDLSKESGGTWEMYGATDTENTTKARFGKNCMLARRLLERGVRFVQLFNGSYAMGEGVGNWDGHKTLKTQYDIHGPILDQPAAALISDLKQRGMLDQTLVVFVTEFGRMPTFQKGASGRDHNPKGFTVFLCGAGVKRGFSYGATDEFGYQAVDRVSTIYDLHATLLHLLGLDHTRLSFYHNGIERRLTDVHGHVIEDVLT; encoded by the coding sequence ATGGAACAGTCCGGGCTTTCGGCGGTGGCGAAGACGCTGCTCGATCGACGCAACTTTCTACAGAGCGGGGGGGCCGGGCTCAGCGGCATTGCGCTGGCGTCGCTGCTGGCCGGCGAAGGCCGGCTGTCGGCCGGGGAACCGCCCATCCGACCGGACTGGTCTCCCGAGCGGCCGACCGCTCCCCGGAAGCCGCACTTCGCGCCAAGGGCTCAGCAGGTGCTCGTCCTTTTCTGCTCGGGAGCGCTCAGCCACGTCGACACGTTCGACTACAAGCCGGAGCTCGTAAAGCGCGATGGCATGCCGCTGCCGGGAGCGGCGGGACTCGTGACCTTTCAGGGAGAGCAGGGGAACCTGACCAGGCCGATCTGGGACTTCAAGCCGCGCGGTGAGAGCGGCAAGATGACCAGCGAGCTGCTGCCGCGGCTCGGCGAACTGGCCGACGAGTTCAGCTTCATTCACTCGATGACCGCCAAGTCCAACACTCACGGGCCGGCGGAAAACCAGATGAGCACCGGCTACGTGCTCGAAGGGTTTCCGGCGATGGGGTCCTGGGTCAGCTATGCCCTCGGCAGCGAGTGCCAGGACCTGCCCTCCTTCGTGGCGATTCCCGATCCGCGCGGCGTTCCCCAGGTCGGGCCGAACCACTGGAACTCGGCGTTCCTGCCGGCGGTCTTTCAGGGAACGGCGTTCAACGCCGACAAGCCGATTCCGAACCTCTCGACGCCGGCCAGGATCAATGCGGCGACGGAATCCCGCTCCCGTGACCTGCTGGCGTCGCTCAACCGCGGCCTGCTGGAGCGGCACCCGGGAGACACCGAGCTGATCGCCCGGATCGCTGCCTACGAGATGGCCGCCCGCATGCAGCTCAGCGCGGCCGAGGTCGGCGATCTCTCCAAGGAATCCGGCGGGACGTGGGAGATGTACGGCGCGACCGACACGGAGAACACGACGAAGGCCCGGTTCGGCAAGAACTGCATGCTGGCCCGCCGGCTGCTGGAGCGGGGCGTGCGGTTCGTCCAGCTCTTCAACGGCTCGTACGCGATGGGGGAGGGAGTCGGCAACTGGGACGGCCATAAGACCCTCAAAACACAGTACGACATTCACGGTCCGATTCTCGATCAGCCGGCGGCGGCGCTCATCTCCGACCTCAAACAACGGGGCATGCTCGACCAGACGCTGGTGGTCTTCGTCACCGAATTCGGACGGATGCCGACCTTCCAGAAGGGGGCCAGCGGGCGAGACCACAATCCCAAGGGATTCACGGTCTTCCTCTGCGGAGCCGGCGTGAAGCGCGGCTTCAGCTACGGCGCCACCGACGAATTCGGCTACCAGGCGGTCGATCGCGTCTCCACGATCTACGACCTGCACGCCACGCTGCTGCACCTGCTGGGTCTCGACCACACGCGGCTGAGCTTCTACCACAACGGCATCGAGCGCCGCCTGACCGACGTCCACGGCCACGTGATCGAAGACGTGCTGACGTGA
- a CDS encoding dipeptidase — protein sequence MSAAVTAYLESNADRLLAELCELLRIPSISAQPEHQPDMLRAAKFLHDQFAAMGFQVETVQTAGHPIVYAEWLQAPGAPTVLVYGHYDVQPPDPLDLWTTPPFEPTIRDGKLFARGATDDKGQVFTHVKSAEAWLKTEGRLPVNLKFVIEGEEEVGSNNLDHFLESRKAALACDVAVVSDTSQYAPGIPAITYGLRGIVACEVALRGPKKDLHSGVFGGSVTNPVNALCRLVSALHDADGRVQIPGFYDDVAPLSDAERAGFAKLPFDEAAYRAELGVSAVHGEAGFTTLERRWARPTCDVNGITGGYQGAGPKTIVPSRASAKITCRLVPQQDPARILDALEHFLNENCLPGVELEFFRFHGCPAFVFDPTSPYLTAASEAIQEAFGAAPVLIREGGSIPVVTTFREVLGVDTLLLGWGQNTDNLHSPDEHFTVADFHRGTLASAALWERLAALPKTVG from the coding sequence ATGTCCGCCGCTGTCACCGCGTATCTCGAATCAAATGCCGACCGCCTCCTCGCGGAACTGTGCGAACTCCTTCGCATTCCGTCGATCAGTGCTCAGCCCGAACATCAGCCGGACATGCTCCGGGCGGCAAAGTTCCTGCACGACCAGTTTGCGGCGATGGGTTTCCAGGTGGAGACCGTCCAGACCGCCGGCCACCCGATCGTCTACGCCGAATGGCTGCAGGCGCCCGGTGCGCCGACCGTCCTCGTCTACGGGCACTACGACGTCCAGCCCCCCGATCCGCTCGACCTCTGGACGACTCCGCCGTTCGAGCCGACGATCCGCGACGGCAAACTCTTCGCCCGCGGCGCGACCGACGACAAGGGCCAGGTCTTCACGCACGTGAAGTCCGCCGAGGCCTGGCTCAAAACCGAAGGCCGGCTGCCGGTCAATCTGAAGTTCGTCATCGAGGGGGAGGAGGAGGTCGGCAGCAATAATCTCGACCACTTCCTGGAAAGCCGCAAGGCCGCCCTCGCCTGCGATGTCGCCGTCGTCAGCGACACCAGCCAGTACGCCCCCGGCATCCCGGCCATCACCTACGGACTCCGCGGCATTGTCGCCTGCGAAGTCGCCCTCCGCGGCCCGAAGAAAGATCTCCACAGCGGCGTGTTCGGCGGTTCGGTGACGAATCCCGTCAACGCCCTCTGCCGCCTCGTGTCCGCCCTGCACGATGCCGACGGCCGCGTGCAGATCCCCGGTTTCTATGATGATGTCGCTCCGCTGTCCGATGCCGAACGGGCCGGCTTCGCGAAGCTGCCGTTCGATGAGGCGGCTTATCGCGCAGAACTGGGCGTCTCGGCCGTCCACGGCGAAGCCGGTTTCACCACTCTGGAACGCCGCTGGGCTCGACCCACCTGCGACGTCAACGGCATCACCGGGGGCTATCAGGGGGCTGGGCCAAAGACGATCGTTCCTTCACGCGCTTCAGCGAAAATCACCTGCCGCCTCGTGCCGCAGCAGGATCCGGCGAGAATCCTCGATGCACTCGAACATTTCCTCAACGAAAACTGTCTGCCGGGCGTGGAACTGGAATTCTTCCGCTTTCACGGCTGTCCGGCATTCGTGTTCGATCCGACCAGCCCGTATCTGACCGCGGCTTCTGAGGCCATCCAGGAAGCCTTCGGAGCTGCACCGGTCCTGATCCGGGAGGGAGGCAGCATCCCTGTCGTAACGACCTTCCGCGAGGTGTTGGGAGTCGATACACTCCTGCTCGGCTGGGGGCAGAATACCGACAATCTGCACAGTCCCGACGAACATTTCACGGTGGCCGATTTCCACCGGGGGACGCTCGCCAGCGCCGCCCTGTGGGAGCGACTTGCCGCGCTGCCGAAAACCGTCGGCTGA
- a CDS encoding ABC transporter ATP-binding protein, with amino-acid sequence MPALEALNLRKVYGEHVAVDDLSLAVEPGEILGLLGPNGAGKSTTMLMLAGLLEPTSGSVRLNGQPFTIRDRQLRNCLGVVPQDLAIYPDLTALENLRFFGEIYGLRGERLRQRCATVLEQIGLAQVAQQRAAEFSGGMQRRLNFGIAVLHEPAVLMLDEPTVGVDPQSRVHLLDGIRALAAGGTAILYASHYMEEVQALCQRVAIIDHGRRLAYDTLTSLLEGVTGRILLSVSGAVALHGRLAGSVREIASSNGGVQLEVSAPDGRWEFLLPEVLQQIRLAGVTVERIETSHSDLERLFLSLTGRKLRD; translated from the coding sequence ATGCCGGCACTGGAAGCTCTGAACCTCCGCAAAGTCTACGGCGAGCACGTCGCGGTCGACGACCTGAGCCTTGCGGTCGAACCCGGAGAAATCCTCGGGCTGCTCGGTCCCAATGGGGCCGGGAAGTCAACGACGATGCTCATGCTCGCGGGACTGCTCGAGCCGACATCGGGTTCCGTGCGACTGAACGGTCAGCCTTTCACGATCCGGGATCGCCAGCTTCGGAACTGTCTAGGGGTCGTGCCGCAGGACCTTGCGATCTATCCCGACCTGACCGCGCTCGAAAACCTGCGGTTTTTCGGCGAGATCTACGGACTCCGCGGCGAACGGCTCCGTCAGCGGTGTGCGACGGTGCTCGAACAGATCGGTCTGGCGCAGGTCGCGCAGCAGCGGGCGGCGGAGTTCTCGGGAGGGATGCAGCGGCGGCTCAATTTCGGCATCGCCGTCCTGCACGAACCGGCAGTGCTGATGCTCGACGAACCGACCGTGGGCGTCGACCCGCAGTCCCGTGTGCACCTCCTCGACGGCATCCGAGCCCTCGCCGCGGGTGGAACCGCGATCCTTTACGCCAGTCATTATATGGAGGAAGTGCAGGCGCTTTGCCAGCGGGTGGCGATCATTGACCATGGCCGTCGGCTGGCGTACGACACTCTGACGAGCCTGCTGGAAGGAGTGACCGGAAGGATTTTGCTGTCAGTCTCGGGAGCCGTTGCGCTGCACGGGCGGCTGGCGGGGTCGGTGCGTGAGATCGCATCGAGCAACGGTGGCGTGCAGCTTGAAGTGTCCGCCCCGGATGGCCGCTGGGAGTTTCTGCTTCCGGAGGTGCTGCAGCAGATCCGTCTCGCCGGGGTGACCGTCGAGCGGATTGAGACATCGCATTCCGATCTGGAGCGACTGTTTCTGTCGCTGACCGGGCGAAAGTTGCGGGATTGA